From Humisphaera borealis, the proteins below share one genomic window:
- a CDS encoding ATP-binding protein — MYEVPHPIPQTSPAVTATGVLVSRFEKPIADWRRAEWLTVLSGCLIVGLGYYGIARISLLFVSASKGFAVIWPANGLVLASLLLVPRRVGLFFVLGAATSNTLASMASRDVPIALLFTFANMFEVVFAAAMTALMLRRRIRFTAIREVVAFSTACLMAGMLSGLIGAGIAVNLGAHSFWEAWELWATVDALGLMVVTPFLVTMCTVRPCWPGLLKLLEAVACLLSYAVVLNFAYGYKDPHRALLLYFPHATVLPFLIWGCVRFDPRMAATLVVVMTLVSASNTVDGRGPMIRAGYGIEESIVTLQMSTMLWSLCALTLAAVTADRKTAADALAESGQRARSAERSAIESHQRLQAVFDNSDAVIFMKDLAGRYVEVNREFERVTRLLRKDIVGRTDHELFPKAIADDFLDRDREVIRTRLPVRFDSNWYIDGITRTYASSKFPLIDADDKVWAVCGMVTDITGRIQQELELRCAKEQAELANRAKSEFLANISHEIRTPLTSIFGYADLLLAPDLSPEERVDHIQTIRRNGEHLLAILNDVLDMSKIEAGRMTVEKMPTSLPETVARVMSLMRHRALAKSLELEVVCRRPVPVVIESDPMRLRQLLLNIVGNAIKFTETGGVRVAFWTEDAVPDAPGEAAIVIEISDSGIGMSPAQVAALGEAFRQADPSHARRFGGSGLGMSICYRLVALMGGTIRCTSELNRGTHFTIRLPAGDLTGVPRIGEFRDVDPEVARPVPETLPIRAGRVLLAEDSPDTQRLLKLYLDKAGVQTEVAENGRIAVARALEAWREGRPYDLILMDMQMPEMDGASAVSVLRSNGYAGRIVAVTANAMDNERRQYMAVGCDDFLAKPVQGAVFMDMVRRHLHEVGVSSSVPAATTAAAPYVGGAPLERAKPDALYSELAGDPDVGPLLPEYLQDLDELAVALRTALDSGDWRAVERVSHKIKGSAGAYGYPSLTRAAATVEDAAKGANPSVDIPTACPELLALCERAGIAVRAVSVVDR; from the coding sequence ATGTACGAAGTACCGCACCCAATCCCGCAGACGTCTCCCGCCGTTACCGCCACGGGCGTTCTGGTTTCGCGGTTCGAGAAACCGATCGCCGACTGGCGACGGGCGGAGTGGTTGACGGTTCTGTCCGGGTGCCTCATTGTCGGGCTAGGCTATTACGGCATTGCCCGCATTTCGCTTCTGTTCGTTTCGGCGTCGAAGGGCTTTGCCGTCATCTGGCCGGCGAACGGACTGGTGCTTGCGTCGTTGCTGTTGGTCCCCAGGCGAGTCGGCCTCTTCTTCGTGCTTGGGGCGGCGACGAGCAACACGCTCGCGAGCATGGCGAGCCGTGACGTTCCGATCGCGCTGCTGTTTACCTTCGCCAATATGTTCGAGGTCGTGTTCGCCGCCGCCATGACCGCACTGATGTTGCGGCGGCGCATCCGATTTACAGCCATCCGGGAAGTTGTCGCGTTCTCCACCGCCTGTCTGATGGCCGGAATGCTTTCGGGACTCATCGGTGCCGGCATCGCCGTGAACCTTGGCGCCCACTCCTTCTGGGAAGCGTGGGAGCTCTGGGCGACGGTCGACGCGCTTGGGCTCATGGTTGTCACACCGTTTCTGGTAACCATGTGCACGGTCAGGCCGTGCTGGCCCGGACTTTTGAAGCTTCTCGAGGCAGTCGCCTGTCTGCTGAGCTATGCGGTAGTCCTCAACTTTGCCTATGGCTACAAAGACCCTCACCGGGCGCTGCTGCTTTACTTCCCGCACGCGACAGTTCTTCCGTTTCTCATCTGGGGCTGTGTCCGGTTCGATCCCCGAATGGCGGCCACGCTGGTCGTGGTGATGACGTTGGTCAGCGCGTCCAACACGGTGGACGGCCGCGGCCCGATGATCCGCGCCGGGTATGGCATCGAAGAATCGATTGTTACGCTTCAGATGTCCACCATGCTTTGGTCGCTCTGCGCCCTCACGCTGGCGGCGGTAACGGCGGACCGCAAAACCGCCGCCGATGCACTGGCCGAAAGCGGACAACGCGCCCGTTCCGCCGAGCGCAGCGCGATTGAAAGCCATCAGCGCCTGCAGGCGGTGTTCGACAACTCCGATGCCGTTATCTTCATGAAGGATCTGGCGGGGCGATACGTCGAAGTGAATCGGGAGTTCGAGCGGGTAACCCGGCTGTTGCGGAAGGATATTGTCGGTCGGACCGACCATGAGCTGTTCCCCAAGGCGATCGCCGATGATTTCCTTGACCGCGACAGAGAGGTGATTCGCACCAGGCTGCCGGTGCGGTTCGATTCAAACTGGTACATCGACGGAATCACGCGAACCTACGCATCAAGCAAGTTCCCTCTGATCGATGCCGACGACAAGGTCTGGGCGGTCTGCGGAATGGTGACAGACATCACCGGCCGCATCCAGCAGGAGCTCGAACTCCGCTGCGCTAAGGAGCAGGCGGAACTGGCCAACCGAGCCAAGAGCGAGTTCCTGGCCAACATCAGCCACGAGATTCGCACCCCGCTGACCAGCATCTTCGGATACGCCGATCTCCTGCTGGCACCCGACTTGTCTCCCGAGGAGCGGGTCGACCACATCCAGACGATCAGGCGAAACGGCGAGCATCTTCTGGCGATCCTCAACGACGTGCTCGACATGTCGAAGATCGAAGCCGGCCGCATGACGGTCGAGAAGATGCCCACGTCGTTGCCGGAAACGGTGGCCCGCGTCATGTCGCTCATGCGGCACCGCGCCTTGGCCAAGTCGCTTGAACTGGAGGTCGTCTGTCGGCGGCCGGTGCCCGTGGTCATCGAGTCCGACCCCATGCGGCTGCGCCAGTTGCTGCTCAACATCGTCGGCAATGCGATCAAGTTCACGGAAACCGGAGGGGTTCGTGTTGCATTCTGGACCGAGGACGCGGTCCCGGACGCGCCCGGCGAAGCGGCGATCGTGATCGAGATATCGGATTCCGGAATCGGCATGTCGCCGGCGCAGGTCGCGGCGCTCGGCGAGGCTTTTCGACAGGCCGATCCGTCGCACGCGCGGCGTTTCGGAGGCTCGGGTCTGGGGATGTCGATCTGTTATCGCCTCGTCGCGTTGATGGGAGGCACCATTCGGTGCACCAGCGAACTGAATCGCGGCACACATTTTACCATCCGCCTTCCGGCCGGGGATCTCACCGGCGTTCCGCGGATCGGCGAGTTCCGGGATGTAGACCCGGAAGTCGCGCGTCCGGTTCCCGAGACGCTGCCCATTCGTGCCGGCCGTGTTCTGCTGGCCGAGGATTCTCCCGACACGCAACGACTGCTGAAGCTCTATCTGGACAAGGCCGGCGTCCAAACCGAAGTCGCCGAGAATGGGAGGATCGCCGTCGCGCGTGCGTTGGAAGCATGGCGGGAGGGCCGTCCCTACGACCTGATCCTGATGGACATGCAGATGCCGGAGATGGACGGGGCGTCAGCGGTGTCGGTCCTGAGATCCAACGGATACGCCGGGCGGATTGTCGCAGTCACCGCCAATGCGATGGACAACGAGCGAAGGCAGTACATGGCCGTCGGCTGCGACGACTTCCTGGCCAAGCCCGTGCAGGGTGCGGTATTCATGGACATGGTCCGCCGTCATCTGCATGAGGTCGGCGTGTCGTCGTCGGTTCCCGCAGCTACCACAGCAGCGGCACCTTACGTCGGTGGAGCGCCGCTGGAACGCGCCAAGCCCGACGCCCTGTACAGCGAGCTTGCCGGCGACCCGGACGTCGGCCCGCTTCTGCCGGAGTATCTCCAGGACCTGGACGAACTGGCCGTAGCGCTGCGAACTGCGTTGGATTCCGGTGACTGGCGTGCTGTCGAGCGTGTTTCGCACAAGATCAAGGGATCGGCCGGGGCGTACGGCTATCCGTCGCTCACGCGCGCCGCGGCCACCGTTGAAGACGCGGCGAAGGGAGCCAACCCGTCGGTTGATATTCCGACGGCGTGTCCGGAACTGCTCGCGCTATGCGAAAGAGCCGGGATTGCCGTGCGTGCCGTCAGTGTTGTAGACCGGTGA
- a CDS encoding phosphatase PAP2 family protein, protein MAPFGEQYAGTINSAFTIAGRVLAGIAVAYSIQRMPRRPIDILHALVLGLLLLITLALAALGRLERWQASAAHYVLMLAIVFCVAQAVRRGWRGRFADVITSFYPLVIVPQVFNSLQPLITGIGLPNQDGTLIAIDQAMLGGHHATVWLERFVTPWLNDVMHLSYCTYYIFPLVVGVAMWRRSPEIARRFIFTAALAFYVSYIGYFLVPARGPRTAQAQLYTLSTRTTPISTGIYDFLDGAEKTKDDVFPSGHNMITAVCLIAAWRFNRRIFWWLLPVAVMLAISTVYCRFHYVIDVIAGIILAFLTLPAGYRMYDRATRGTGSSPDATSGGQA, encoded by the coding sequence ATGGCACCGTTTGGCGAGCAATATGCGGGAACGATTAACTCCGCTTTCACAATCGCGGGCCGGGTTTTGGCCGGCATCGCCGTTGCCTATAGCATCCAGCGCATGCCTCGCCGACCGATCGACATCTTACACGCTCTGGTGCTGGGACTATTGCTGCTGATCACGCTGGCGTTAGCCGCTCTCGGCCGGCTCGAACGCTGGCAGGCCAGCGCGGCCCACTACGTCCTCATGCTGGCAATCGTGTTCTGTGTTGCCCAGGCGGTCCGCCGAGGCTGGCGCGGCCGCTTCGCGGATGTCATCACGAGTTTCTACCCGCTGGTGATTGTTCCGCAGGTGTTCAACAGTCTTCAGCCGCTCATCACCGGCATCGGCCTGCCCAATCAGGACGGGACGCTGATCGCGATCGACCAGGCGATGCTTGGCGGACATCACGCCACCGTCTGGCTCGAACGATTCGTCACACCCTGGCTCAATGACGTGATGCACCTGTCGTATTGCACCTACTACATCTTCCCCCTCGTCGTCGGCGTCGCGATGTGGCGGCGATCGCCGGAGATAGCCCGGCGGTTTATCTTCACCGCCGCGTTGGCTTTCTACGTTTCCTACATCGGCTACTTCCTGGTTCCGGCACGCGGACCGCGAACGGCACAGGCGCAGCTCTACACGCTCAGCACCCGCACCACGCCGATCAGCACGGGCATCTACGATTTCCTCGACGGCGCCGAGAAAACCAAGGACGACGTCTTCCCCTCGGGCCACAACATGATTACGGCCGTGTGCCTGATCGCGGCCTGGCGGTTTAACCGCAGGATATTCTGGTGGCTGCTGCCGGTCGCTGTCATGCTCGCGATCTCGACCGTGTATTGCCGATTTCACTATGTCATCGACGTGATCGCCGGGATCATACTGGCGTTCCTGACGCTGCCGGCGGGATACCGCATGTACGACCGCGCGACCCGCGGTACGGGCTCTTCACCGGACGCGACATCGGGTGGGCAGGCTTAA
- a CDS encoding PQQ-binding-like beta-propeller repeat protein: MNISRVGMMATIVAVLFTNAGAADWPQFRGPDRNGVSAEKGLARQWPKGGPPLAWTFDKLGTGYSGPAVIGDRLYVSCGRGDSEYLVALDLKAAGSPRELWATRIGPIFTWRGNDWNNGPNASPTADGDAIYALGGFGDLVCVEAATGKERWRKNIPKTMGGEVDPIGGGAEDPTPLGWGYAWSPLVDGDHLICVPGGKKGLLAALDKKTGEVVWQSKSVTDQASYSSPIVAEVGGVRQYIQVTNAGMVGVSAKDGSKLWSYRREPAYADVVIASPIFADNHVFASVGFGQGCDLIKLVPGAAGITVETVYSKNTIQNRDGGVVLIDGRLYGHSEGRGWFCVELQTGKVAWNDRNSLARGSVTAVDGLLICCAEKGGTVALVEATPAARNEKGRFQLPKESTFRQRSGGLWTHPVVANGKLYIRDQDLLFCYDLKP, from the coding sequence ATGAACATCTCACGCGTCGGCATGATGGCGACCATCGTGGCGGTTCTGTTTACGAACGCCGGCGCAGCGGACTGGCCGCAGTTCCGAGGGCCGGACCGCAACGGTGTCTCGGCCGAGAAGGGGCTGGCGCGGCAGTGGCCCAAGGGCGGCCCGCCCCTGGCGTGGACGTTCGACAAGCTCGGCACCGGGTATTCGGGGCCGGCGGTTATCGGCGACCGGCTCTACGTTTCCTGTGGACGCGGAGACTCTGAATATCTCGTCGCGCTGGATCTCAAAGCCGCCGGCAGCCCCAGGGAACTCTGGGCGACCCGGATCGGACCGATCTTTACCTGGCGCGGCAATGACTGGAACAATGGTCCCAACGCCTCGCCCACCGCTGACGGCGACGCCATCTACGCCCTGGGTGGCTTCGGCGATCTGGTTTGTGTCGAAGCCGCGACAGGCAAGGAACGCTGGCGCAAAAACATTCCCAAGACGATGGGTGGGGAAGTCGATCCGATCGGCGGCGGCGCCGAAGATCCGACACCGCTCGGCTGGGGATACGCCTGGTCGCCGCTCGTCGACGGCGACCATCTGATCTGCGTGCCCGGCGGCAAAAAGGGACTGCTTGCGGCGCTCGACAAGAAAACCGGCGAGGTCGTCTGGCAAAGCAAGTCGGTCACTGACCAGGCGAGTTACTCCTCGCCGATCGTCGCCGAAGTGGGGGGCGTGCGGCAGTACATCCAGGTCACCAACGCGGGCATGGTCGGCGTATCAGCAAAGGACGGCAGCAAGCTCTGGTCCTACCGTCGCGAACCCGCTTACGCGGATGTCGTCATTGCGTCGCCGATCTTCGCCGACAATCACGTCTTTGCCAGTGTCGGCTTCGGGCAGGGGTGTGACCTGATCAAGCTTGTTCCGGGGGCCGCCGGCATTACGGTTGAAACGGTCTATTCGAAGAACACGATTCAGAACCGCGACGGAGGTGTCGTGCTGATCGACGGCCGGCTGTACGGTCATTCCGAGGGGCGTGGCTGGTTCTGCGTCGAACTTCAAACCGGCAAGGTGGCGTGGAACGACCGTAACAGCCTGGCCCGCGGTTCCGTCACCGCCGTCGATGGTCTGCTCATCTGCTGTGCCGAGAAGGGCGGCACCGTCGCGCTCGTGGAAGCAACGCCCGCGGCGCGAAATGAAAAGGGCCGGTTTCAGCTTCCGAAGGAATCAACCTTTCGACAGCGCAGCGGCGGCCTCTGGACGCATCCGGTGGTCGCCAACGGCAAGCTGTACATCCGCGACCAGGACCTGCTCTTCTGCTACGACCTGAAGCCGTGA
- a CDS encoding Glu/Leu/Phe/Val family dehydrogenase, giving the protein MTESTAPRRSYRAPDPGEHLWGASPIYRRTVENFNKAVEVLKLDANVAARLRRPERVLVVSVPVRMDDGHVEVFTGYRVQHNDSCGPYKGGIRYSVDVDLGEVCSLAMQMTWKTALVGLPLGGAKGGVSVDPRMLSYREVQDLTRRYTSEISPIIGPETDIPAPDMGTSERHMAWIMDTYSARQGKLSQGVVTGKPVDVGGSLLRREATGKGVVYCIDEAAKHLGIDVSKTTFAVHGFGNVGSVAALEMAARGAKCVAVADVGGALIDPRGLDVAAIVKYAETHNGTLDGFADGSRVADPLQALYAKCDVLIPAATGNVITGENAHKIDCRILAEGANAPTMVAADTELQNRGVFIIPDVLCNAGGVTVSYFEWVQGGMHFFWSADEIDQRLRSILTTAFARMLEEMKTSGTSTRVAALCLGIKRVDRVMRARGLFA; this is encoded by the coding sequence ATGACCGAAAGCACCGCACCCCGCCGTTCTTACCGCGCGCCCGATCCCGGCGAACACCTTTGGGGCGCCTCGCCGATCTACCGCCGAACGGTCGAGAACTTCAACAAGGCCGTCGAAGTGCTGAAGCTCGACGCCAACGTCGCCGCCCGGCTCCGCCGGCCCGAGCGGGTGCTCGTGGTGTCGGTGCCCGTTCGCATGGACGACGGGCACGTGGAGGTATTCACCGGCTATCGCGTGCAGCACAACGACTCGTGCGGGCCCTACAAGGGAGGCATTCGCTACTCCGTGGATGTCGACCTCGGCGAAGTCTGCTCGCTGGCGATGCAGATGACCTGGAAAACGGCGCTGGTCGGCCTTCCGCTCGGCGGTGCCAAGGGCGGCGTATCGGTGGACCCGCGCATGCTCAGCTATCGCGAGGTCCAGGACCTGACGCGCAGGTACACCTCTGAAATCTCGCCGATCATCGGCCCGGAAACCGACATCCCTGCCCCCGACATGGGCACCAGCGAACGCCACATGGCGTGGATCATGGACACCTACTCGGCCAGGCAGGGAAAGCTGAGCCAGGGCGTGGTCACCGGTAAGCCGGTGGACGTCGGCGGCAGCCTTCTGCGGCGTGAGGCGACCGGCAAAGGCGTCGTCTATTGCATCGACGAAGCCGCAAAACACCTTGGCATTGATGTTTCCAAGACAACCTTCGCCGTTCACGGCTTCGGAAACGTCGGTTCCGTCGCCGCACTCGAAATGGCCGCACGCGGCGCGAAGTGCGTGGCAGTGGCTGACGTCGGCGGTGCACTGATCGACCCGCGCGGCCTGGACGTAGCCGCGATCGTGAAGTACGCCGAAACGCACAACGGCACCCTCGACGGCTTTGCCGACGGCTCCCGCGTCGCCGATCCGCTTCAGGCGCTTTACGCGAAGTGCGACGTCCTCATTCCCGCGGCGACCGGGAACGTCATCACCGGGGAGAACGCTCATAAGATCGACTGTCGCATCCTCGCAGAAGGCGCCAACGCCCCGACGATGGTTGCCGCCGACACCGAACTTCAGAACCGCGGCGTGTTCATCATCCCGGACGTACTCTGTAACGCCGGCGGCGTGACCGTGAGTTACTTCGAATGGGTCCAGGGCGGCATGCACTTCTTCTGGAGCGCCGACGAGATCGACCAGCGGCTGCGGAGCATTCTCACTACGGCGTTCGCGCGGATGCTGGAGGAGATGAAGACCAGCGGCACCTCGACACGCGTCGCCGCGCTGTGCCTGGGGATCAAGCGTGTCGACCGCGTCATGCGGGCTCGAGGACTCTTCGCCTGA
- a CDS encoding metallophosphoesterase — MRSRWRFPLLFTAGVLAYVFVCDLILTPIHEEHGWEWTGWLNGLARILALPGLCVAESTGARFRHRTGWGAWLVMLLTSVPLYTLVGFVLRWMWAPRPRKSRGGTPLNPHQPDVHPRSDAAADLSHEQVPAETRDIPSPGDDALVSRRGLLLAARRTAVVGIAGTAAYSFLVELRNVEVTRQSIPIRGLPQTLAGLRIVQLTDLHHGPWTSLSYIRRVVDQANALKPDLIVLTGDYVHQSDRYIAPVVEAMAGLKGRIGVVATLGNHDWWENGELMIRELDKTSIRRLDNSRLFITSERTLESGVGRTDQKHVLCVAGLGDLWEGSPDCGEALGGVPDFMPRVLLSHNPDTAEEPCVRKHSPRIDLMLSGHTHGGQVSFPGIGTPITPSRYGQKYAAGLVQSPSCPVYVNRGIGTTIIPMRFRVRPEIAVIELQAG, encoded by the coding sequence ATGCGTTCACGCTGGCGATTCCCACTCTTGTTCACCGCCGGGGTACTCGCCTACGTGTTCGTCTGCGACCTGATTCTCACGCCGATTCATGAAGAGCACGGCTGGGAGTGGACCGGTTGGCTCAACGGGCTGGCACGGATCCTGGCGCTGCCGGGTCTTTGCGTCGCCGAGTCGACCGGGGCCCGGTTCCGACACCGCACCGGCTGGGGTGCCTGGCTCGTGATGCTGCTCACCAGCGTGCCACTTTACACGTTGGTCGGATTCGTCCTCCGATGGATGTGGGCTCCCCGACCCCGCAAAAGTCGCGGCGGAACCCCGCTAAACCCCCATCAGCCCGACGTCCATCCACGATCAGACGCCGCCGCTGACCTGTCGCACGAACAGGTGCCGGCCGAGACACGCGACATCCCGTCGCCGGGCGACGACGCCCTGGTTTCGCGTCGCGGATTGCTGCTGGCGGCCCGACGGACGGCGGTGGTGGGCATTGCCGGTACCGCGGCCTACTCGTTTTTGGTCGAGCTGCGGAATGTCGAAGTCACTCGCCAGTCCATCCCCATCCGCGGCTTGCCGCAGACGCTGGCGGGACTTCGAATCGTCCAACTCACCGATCTTCACCACGGCCCCTGGACAAGCTTGTCCTACATTCGCCGGGTGGTAGACCAGGCCAACGCGCTCAAGCCGGATCTGATCGTTCTGACCGGCGATTACGTTCACCAGTCCGACCGGTATATCGCGCCGGTCGTCGAGGCCATGGCCGGGCTGAAAGGCCGCATCGGCGTCGTGGCCACGTTGGGCAATCATGACTGGTGGGAGAACGGCGAACTGATGATCCGCGAGCTGGACAAAACCAGCATTCGACGACTCGACAACAGCCGACTGTTCATCACTTCCGAACGGACACTGGAATCAGGTGTCGGTCGGACGGATCAGAAACATGTGCTATGCGTCGCAGGCCTGGGGGATCTGTGGGAGGGTTCGCCCGACTGTGGCGAGGCATTGGGCGGCGTTCCCGATTTCATGCCCCGCGTGCTGCTGTCTCACAACCCCGACACCGCCGAAGAACCCTGTGTTCGCAAGCACTCGCCGCGGATCGATCTGATGTTGAGTGGCCATACGCATGGCGGCCAGGTGTCGTTCCCGGGCATTGGTACGCCGATCACACCCTCGCGATACGGGCAGAAGTACGCCGCCGGCCTGGTGCAGTCGCCGTCGTGTCCGGTTTACGTGAACCGCGGGATCGGAACGACGATCATCCCCATGCGGTTTCGGGTACGACCGGAGATTGCGGTGATCGAGTTACAGGCTGGATGA
- a CDS encoding glutamine amidotransferase codes for MPNWSLDITRQSDWDIWSWLCLLAAAALVTHVVATRAWTAPGGWIRLLLAGIGAAGTAAVLGLPGLGNASTGFAWTFVLLTLLSVVACLRLLDRISGKRVATLLALRIAALAALVPMLFEPVLRYVHIPPPQRPLILLVDTSGSMSFPDVPNGPTRLQSVWQRLEPQLGRLSQHFVPQVYRFASNASALSGPQELATVRADGGSTDIVAGIRQSLSNVVRDDATLVVFSDGIDNTTPDIPGAIAGINRRVYTVTVGSEAGDSASPPNVAVADVQADDDLVVGQESKLVATIRSTALPNRVVDVNFAEVDDLGKTIGQVRQVKLVLQPTARGQQVTLPYTPTKIGVQRLAVWVEPTAGERLTIDNRQTLQTLAVDPAIRVLYVEGRLRPEFRDLRRLLETDPNIEAATLLRIQENKFVASGTVNRQKLPARLPTATEWKAFDVILLGDLDASFLSTSDQAAIQQSVSDGKALLMIGGEKAFGPGGYSGTPIENALPVIVGPLSSPQESARFVPRLTADSALHPAMEGLTPFFGIEANPPTIPLPPLNGNVVVAGETGGAQVLLTHPGKVGPDGKPMIVLATQRYGKGRSAALTVHSTYLWALPLHGLGQESPHNRLWGQLIRWLAGTDVRSRQRGAGVDALVNRDAYPSDDPIRIRARVRDSHGDATRFAQVSLKLKRVDANSPASFSEKSYALNPIDSRNGMYELSIPPVGKGDYVASIAATKDGAALGQTEIRLKVIPPADEMHKLAANHPLMRRIAAETNAGSYALDQVPELVDELIRSDTTTRPEQMAIRVGNFAHVVSALAGKPADWPRTYDLPIQALFVIALLTVEWILRRRWQLA; via the coding sequence GTGCCGAATTGGTCCCTCGACATCACCCGACAGAGCGACTGGGACATCTGGTCCTGGCTCTGCCTGCTCGCCGCCGCAGCACTTGTCACTCACGTCGTGGCGACCCGCGCATGGACAGCGCCCGGCGGCTGGATAAGACTCCTGCTCGCGGGAATCGGCGCGGCGGGAACCGCGGCGGTGCTGGGACTGCCGGGACTTGGCAACGCCAGCACAGGCTTCGCCTGGACATTTGTCCTTCTCACCTTGCTGTCGGTGGTCGCGTGTCTCCGTCTTCTCGACCGCATTTCCGGCAAGCGGGTCGCAACCCTGCTCGCCCTGCGAATCGCTGCTCTGGCGGCGTTGGTGCCGATGCTCTTCGAGCCTGTGCTTCGGTACGTTCACATCCCCCCGCCGCAGCGACCCCTCATTCTGCTGGTCGATACATCCGGCTCGATGTCATTCCCCGATGTCCCCAACGGACCGACCCGGCTGCAGAGCGTTTGGCAGCGTCTGGAACCGCAACTCGGGCGGCTCAGTCAGCACTTTGTACCGCAGGTCTACCGGTTCGCCTCCAACGCCAGTGCGCTGTCCGGTCCTCAGGAACTGGCAACGGTCCGTGCCGACGGTGGATCGACCGATATCGTTGCCGGTATCCGACAATCGCTTTCAAACGTCGTCCGTGACGACGCGACCCTGGTCGTCTTCAGCGACGGGATCGACAACACGACCCCCGACATCCCCGGAGCGATCGCCGGCATCAATCGGCGGGTCTACACAGTGACGGTCGGATCAGAAGCCGGCGATTCGGCGTCGCCCCCGAACGTTGCCGTCGCGGACGTGCAGGCGGATGACGACTTGGTCGTCGGACAGGAATCGAAACTGGTCGCCACCATTCGTTCGACCGCACTCCCCAATCGTGTGGTCGATGTGAACTTCGCCGAAGTGGACGACCTGGGCAAAACGATCGGACAGGTCCGACAGGTCAAGCTCGTTCTGCAGCCGACGGCGCGGGGGCAGCAGGTGACCCTACCCTATACGCCGACAAAAATCGGCGTGCAGCGGCTGGCGGTATGGGTTGAACCGACAGCAGGAGAGCGACTAACCATCGACAACCGCCAAACCCTGCAAACCCTGGCGGTCGATCCGGCAATCCGCGTGCTGTACGTGGAAGGTCGGCTTCGGCCGGAGTTCCGCGACCTGCGCCGGCTTCTGGAAACCGATCCCAACATCGAAGCGGCGACACTGTTACGGATCCAGGAGAATAAGTTCGTTGCCAGCGGCACCGTCAACCGCCAAAAGCTGCCTGCCCGGCTGCCGACGGCGACGGAATGGAAGGCATTCGATGTCATCCTGCTGGGCGATCTCGACGCAAGTTTTCTATCGACCTCTGACCAGGCGGCGATTCAGCAGTCGGTCAGCGATGGCAAGGCACTGCTGATGATCGGCGGCGAGAAGGCGTTTGGCCCCGGCGGCTACAGCGGTACGCCGATCGAGAATGCGCTGCCTGTCATCGTCGGCCCGCTTTCCAGCCCACAGGAATCGGCCCGGTTCGTCCCCCGCCTGACCGCCGACAGCGCGCTGCATCCGGCGATGGAGGGACTGACGCCGTTCTTCGGGATCGAAGCCAACCCCCCGACCATTCCGCTGCCGCCGCTGAACGGCAATGTCGTCGTCGCCGGCGAGACCGGCGGTGCTCAGGTGCTGCTCACTCACCCGGGAAAGGTCGGCCCTGATGGCAAGCCGATGATCGTGCTCGCGACCCAGCGCTACGGCAAAGGCCGGTCGGCGGCGCTGACCGTCCATTCCACCTATCTGTGGGCCCTGCCACTGCATGGCCTGGGACAGGAGAGCCCGCACAACCGGCTCTGGGGGCAACTGATCCGCTGGCTCGCCGGGACGGATGTGCGCAGCCGCCAGCGCGGGGCCGGCGTTGACGCGCTCGTGAACCGTGATGCCTATCCGTCTGACGACCCCATTCGCATTCGTGCCAGGGTCCGCGACAGCCACGGCGATGCGACACGCTTCGCGCAGGTGTCGCTGAAACTCAAGCGAGTGGACGCCAATTCGCCGGCGTCCTTCTCCGAGAAGTCGTACGCGTTGAACCCCATCGACAGCCGCAATGGCATGTACGAACTATCGATCCCGCCGGTCGGCAAAGGCGATTATGTCGCCAGCATCGCCGCGACGAAGGACGGCGCCGCACTCGGCCAGACCGAGATTCGGTTGAAGGTGATTCCCCCCGCAGATGAGATGCACAAGCTCGCCGCCAACCACCCATTGATGCGCCGCATCGCCGCGGAAACCAATGCAGGAAGCTACGCATTGGACCAGGTCCCCGAGTTGGTCGATGAACTGATCCGATCGGATACGACGACAAGGCCGGAACAGATGGCGATCCGTGTCGGCAATTTCGCTCACGTCGTGTCGGCCCTGGCGGGCAAGCCGGCCGATTGGCCCCGGACGTATGACCTGCCAATCCAAGCGCTGTTCGTGATAGCCCTTCTGACCGTCGAATGGATCCTTAGGCGGCGATGGCAGTTGGCATGA